A genomic region of Dickeya solani IPO 2222 contains the following coding sequences:
- the fabD gene encoding ACP S-malonyltransferase — MTKFAMVFPGQGSQSVGMLAELAEKFPLIKETFDEASSVLGYDLWQLSQQGPAEELNKTWQTQPALLTASVALWRVWRQQGGSLPTLMSGHSLGEYSALVCAGVLDFKQAVSLVELRGKLMQEAVPEGTGAMYAIIGLGNDAIAAACAEAAQGQVVSPVNFNSPGQVVIAGNKDAVERAGAACKAAGAKRALPLPVSVPSHCALMEPAARKLADALEAIAFNAPDVPVVNNVDVRAESAPEAIRSALVRQLYNPVRWTECVEYMAAQGVVTLVEVGPGKVLTGLTKRIVDSLTATAINDPASLSAALEQ; from the coding sequence ATGACGAAATTTGCAATGGTATTTCCTGGTCAGGGCTCCCAGTCGGTAGGTATGCTGGCTGAACTGGCTGAAAAATTCCCGCTGATCAAAGAAACGTTTGACGAAGCCTCCTCGGTTCTGGGCTATGATCTGTGGCAGCTTTCCCAGCAGGGGCCGGCGGAAGAACTGAACAAGACCTGGCAGACCCAGCCGGCGTTGTTAACGGCGTCTGTGGCCCTCTGGCGCGTCTGGCGGCAGCAGGGCGGCTCGTTGCCGACGCTGATGTCCGGTCATAGCCTGGGCGAATACTCTGCACTGGTGTGCGCTGGCGTTCTGGATTTCAAGCAGGCGGTTAGCCTGGTTGAACTGCGCGGCAAACTGATGCAGGAAGCGGTGCCGGAAGGGACTGGCGCAATGTATGCCATCATCGGTTTGGGTAATGACGCGATTGCCGCTGCCTGTGCCGAAGCGGCACAAGGTCAGGTGGTTTCGCCGGTCAACTTCAACTCGCCAGGGCAGGTGGTTATTGCCGGTAACAAAGACGCGGTTGAGCGCGCGGGCGCAGCCTGCAAAGCTGCGGGTGCGAAACGCGCATTGCCGTTGCCGGTCAGTGTACCTTCTCACTGCGCGCTGATGGAGCCGGCGGCCCGTAAGTTGGCGGACGCGCTGGAAGCGATCGCCTTTAATGCGCCGGACGTGCCGGTGGTCAATAATGTTGATGTCCGCGCTGAATCAGCGCCGGAAGCTATTCGCAGCGCGCTGGTACGCCAGTTGTATAATCCGGTCCGTTGGACGGAATGTGTCGAATACATGGCCGCTCAGGGTGTGGTTACCCTGGTGGAAGTCGGTCCCGGCAAGGTGTTGACCGGGCTGACCAAACGAATCGTTGATAGTCTCACGGCAACGGCGATTAATGATCCTGCTTCCTTATCGGCAGCGCTTGAACAGTAA
- a CDS encoding beta-ketoacyl-ACP synthase III translates to MYTKILGTGSYLPEQIRTNADLEKMVDTSDEWIATRTGIRERRIAAPDESVASMGYRAAQNALDMAGVDNNQVGLLIVATTSSSHAFPSSACQVQQMLGIKDTIAFDLAAACAGFAYALSVADQYVKSGAVDYALVIGSDALSRTLDPADRGTLILFGDAAGAVLLGRSEEPGIISTHLHADGRYGNLLTLPYADRQEPQPAYLTMAGNEVFKVAVTELAHIVEETLDASGLNKSELDWLVPHQANLRIISATAKKLGMGMDKVVVTLDRHGNTSAASVPSALDEAVRDGRIQRGQLILLEAFGGGFTWGSALIRF, encoded by the coding sequence ATGTATACAAAGATTCTCGGAACGGGAAGCTATTTGCCCGAACAAATCAGGACGAACGCTGATTTAGAAAAAATGGTGGATACGTCAGACGAATGGATCGCCACACGTACCGGTATTCGCGAACGCCGCATTGCTGCTCCAGATGAAAGCGTTGCCTCCATGGGGTACCGTGCCGCGCAGAACGCGCTCGACATGGCGGGAGTCGACAATAATCAGGTCGGCTTGCTTATCGTCGCGACCACGTCGTCCAGCCATGCATTCCCCAGTTCGGCCTGTCAGGTCCAGCAGATGCTGGGTATTAAAGACACGATCGCTTTTGATCTTGCCGCCGCCTGCGCAGGATTCGCCTATGCATTGAGCGTGGCTGATCAGTATGTGAAAAGCGGCGCGGTGGACTACGCACTGGTCATCGGTTCTGATGCCTTGTCCAGAACGCTCGACCCGGCCGATCGCGGCACTCTGATTCTGTTCGGCGACGCCGCCGGCGCTGTCCTGCTGGGCCGCTCGGAAGAGCCGGGAATTATTTCTACGCATCTGCACGCAGATGGTCGTTATGGCAATCTTCTGACATTGCCTTATGCGGATCGACAAGAACCGCAGCCCGCTTATTTGACGATGGCGGGCAACGAAGTATTTAAAGTCGCTGTAACGGAACTGGCCCATATTGTCGAAGAAACGTTGGATGCGTCCGGCCTGAATAAAAGCGAACTCGACTGGCTGGTCCCCCATCAGGCAAACCTGCGTATTATCAGCGCCACCGCTAAAAAATTAGGCATGGGCATGGATAAAGTGGTGGTGACGCTGGATCGTCACGGTAATACGTCTGCTGCTTCCGTTCCTTCCGCACTGGATGAGGCTGTCCGCGATGGCCGTATTCAGCGCGGGCAGTTGATTTTGTTGGAAGCGTTTGGCGGCGGTTTTACCTGGGGCTCTGCTCTGATTCGTTTTTGA
- the plsX gene encoding phosphate acyltransferase PlsX has translation MTRLTLALDAMGGDFGPCVTVPAALQALASNPDLHLLLVGDPSALTPLLAKVDSPLFSRLEIVPAESVIAGDARPSQAIRASRGTSMRIALELIREGRAQACVSAGNTGALMGLATLLIKPIEGIDRPALVTMLPHQQHGKSVVLDLGANVDCDSAMLVQFAVMGSVMAEYVLGLQNPRVALLNIGEEESKGLASIRGAAAQLKTMPSINYIGYLEGNELLTGKTDVMVCDGFVGNVTLKTMEGVVRMFLSLLKGSSGRGESRRAQPWWLKFLGRWLQRRLARRFGHLNPDHYNGACLLGLRGTVIKSHGAANQNAFAVAIEQAMQTVQRQLPERIASRLKAVLPKSD, from the coding sequence TTGACGCGCCTAACCTTGGCGTTAGATGCAATGGGCGGGGACTTCGGTCCCTGCGTTACAGTGCCTGCAGCATTGCAGGCACTGGCTTCTAATCCAGACCTCCATCTGCTGTTGGTTGGCGACCCTTCTGCGCTTACTCCATTACTCGCTAAAGTCGATTCCCCTTTATTTTCCCGTTTGGAAATCGTGCCGGCTGAATCGGTAATAGCTGGCGATGCGCGTCCATCCCAGGCTATTCGGGCCAGTAGGGGGACATCTATGCGTATCGCTTTGGAGTTGATCAGGGAAGGGCGAGCACAGGCCTGCGTTAGCGCAGGCAATACTGGCGCATTGATGGGGCTGGCGACATTATTGATCAAACCCATTGAAGGCATTGATCGTCCGGCATTGGTGACAATGCTGCCCCATCAGCAGCACGGGAAGAGCGTGGTGCTGGATTTGGGCGCGAATGTTGATTGCGACAGCGCAATGTTAGTGCAGTTTGCCGTGATGGGCTCCGTCATGGCGGAATACGTGCTCGGATTGCAGAATCCGCGCGTAGCGTTGCTGAATATCGGTGAAGAAGAGAGCAAAGGGCTCGCCAGTATCCGGGGTGCGGCAGCGCAACTGAAAACTATGCCTTCGATTAACTATATCGGTTATCTGGAAGGCAACGAATTATTGACCGGCAAAACGGATGTGATGGTCTGTGACGGCTTTGTGGGAAATGTCACATTGAAAACCATGGAAGGTGTAGTGCGAATGTTTCTGTCTCTCCTGAAGGGCTCGTCCGGCAGGGGAGAAAGTCGGCGAGCACAGCCATGGTGGTTGAAATTTTTAGGGCGCTGGCTGCAACGGCGTCTGGCCAGGCGTTTTGGACACCTGAACCCTGACCACTATAACGGCGCATGTCTGTTAGGATTACGTGGAACTGTCATAAAGAGCCACGGTGCAGCAAACCAGAATGCGTTTGCTGTTGCAATCGAACAGGCGATGCAGACGGTGCAGCGGCAACTCCCAGAGAGGATTGCGTCGCGACTAAAGGCTGTATTACCCAAGAGTGACTGA
- the rpmF gene encoding 50S ribosomal protein L32, with protein sequence MAVQQNKPSRSKRGMRRAHDALTTSAVSVDKVSGETHLRHHVTADGYYRGRKVVAK encoded by the coding sequence ATGGCCGTACAACAGAATAAACCTAGCCGTTCCAAACGTGGTATGCGTCGTGCTCACGATGCGCTGACCACTTCCGCTGTATCCGTAGATAAAGTTTCCGGCGAAACACATCTGCGTCACCACGTCACTGCGGATGGTTACTACCGCGGTCGCAAGGTTGTTGCGAAGTAA
- the yceD gene encoding 23S rRNA accumulation protein YceD, translating into MQKVKLPLTLDAVRTAQKRLDYVGVYTAEQAMRVAESVVSVDSDVNATLSFNIDSQRLAVIDGQADVTVTLLCQRCGKTFEHQVHATFCFSPVISDEQAEALPEAYEPIEVNEFGEVDLLAMVEDELILSLPIAPVHDSEHCEVSETDMVFGQLPAEAEKPNPFAVLASLKRK; encoded by the coding sequence ATGCAAAAGGTAAAATTACCCTTAACCCTTGATGCGGTTCGCACTGCTCAAAAGCGTTTAGATTATGTTGGTGTCTATACGGCTGAACAGGCGATGCGTGTTGCCGAATCAGTGGTTAGTGTGGACAGTGATGTGAATGCGACGCTGTCGTTCAACATTGACAGCCAACGGCTGGCGGTGATTGATGGACAGGCTGATGTAACGGTGACGTTGCTGTGTCAGCGCTGCGGCAAGACTTTCGAACATCAGGTCCACGCCACGTTCTGTTTTAGCCCGGTCATCAGTGATGAACAGGCCGAAGCCTTGCCGGAAGCGTATGAACCTATCGAAGTCAATGAGTTCGGTGAGGTTGATTTGCTGGCGATGGTTGAAGATGAGCTTATCCTCTCTTTGCCCATTGCGCCGGTGCATGATTCTGAACACTGTGAAGTGTCCGAAACGGATATGGTGTTTGGTCAGTTGCCCGCTGAAGCGGAAAAACCGAATCCATTTGCCGTATTAGCCAGTTTAAAGCGTAAGTAA
- a CDS encoding Maf family protein yields the protein MSQIVLASTSLYRKALLEKLGLPFVCAAPDIDETPDDGESASELVSRLAIGKARSLAGQYPDSLIIGSDQVCVLEGAITGKPHTRENAIRQLQQASGRRITFYTGLALFNSTTARLQCVVEPFDVYFRTLSTREIERYVDCEHPFDCAGSFKSEGLGITLFDRLSGRDPNTLVGLPLITLLELLREEGVNPLLT from the coding sequence ATGTCCCAAATTGTCCTTGCTTCCACCTCACTCTACCGCAAAGCCTTGCTTGAAAAACTGGGGCTACCGTTTGTGTGTGCGGCGCCCGATATCGATGAAACACCTGACGATGGCGAAAGCGCCAGCGAGCTGGTCAGCCGACTGGCGATCGGTAAAGCGCGCTCGCTGGCCGGGCAATATCCCGACAGCCTTATCATCGGCAGCGATCAGGTCTGTGTGCTGGAAGGCGCCATTACCGGCAAACCCCACACCCGGGAAAACGCCATACGCCAACTGCAGCAGGCCAGCGGGCGGCGCATCACTTTCTATACCGGACTGGCATTGTTCAACAGTACAACCGCGCGTCTGCAATGCGTGGTAGAGCCGTTCGATGTGTATTTTCGGACGCTCAGCACGCGCGAAATCGAACGCTATGTTGATTGTGAACATCCTTTTGACTGCGCCGGCAGCTTTAAAAGCGAAGGGCTTGGCATCACGTTGTTTGACCGGTTATCCGGTCGGGATCCCAATACCCTGGTCGGTTTACCACTGATTACGCTGCTGGAATTATTGCGAGAGGAAGGCGTGAATCCGTTATTGACGTGA
- the rluC gene encoding 23S rRNA pseudouridine(955/2504/2580) synthase RluC: MKTENPTVQFLTVSAEEAGQRIDNFLRTRLKGVPKSMIYRILRKGEVRVNKKRIKPEYKLLDGDEVRIPPVRQSEREEPAVSASLDKVSALADCILYEDDYLLLLNKPSGTAVHGGSGLSFGVIEALRALRPEARFLELVHRLDRDTSGVLLVAKKRSALRSLHEQLRGKGMQKDYLALVRGQWQSHCKAVQAPLLKNVLQSGERIVRVNSEGKPSETLFKVEERFDCATLVRASPITGRTHQIRVHTQYAGHPIAFDNRYGDREFDAQLANTGLKRLFLHAQALRFEHPHTGETLRIEAPLDAALRHCLQVLRQRQK; this comes from the coding sequence ATGAAAACAGAGAACCCAACCGTACAGTTTTTGACGGTTTCCGCCGAGGAAGCCGGCCAGCGAATCGACAACTTTTTGCGCACCCGGCTTAAAGGCGTGCCGAAAAGCATGATTTATCGCATCCTGCGCAAAGGCGAGGTGCGGGTAAATAAAAAGCGCATCAAGCCGGAGTACAAGTTGCTGGATGGCGATGAAGTGCGTATTCCGCCGGTGCGTCAGTCGGAGCGTGAAGAACCGGCGGTTTCTGCCAGCCTGGATAAAGTCTCGGCGCTAGCTGATTGTATCCTTTATGAAGATGATTATCTGTTGCTCCTGAATAAACCGTCGGGCACGGCGGTGCACGGCGGCAGCGGGCTTAGCTTCGGCGTGATTGAAGCACTCAGAGCGTTGCGCCCCGAAGCGCGCTTCCTGGAGCTGGTTCATCGTCTGGACCGTGACACTTCCGGGGTGCTACTGGTGGCTAAAAAGCGTTCGGCGCTGCGTTCGTTGCACGAGCAACTGCGCGGCAAGGGGATGCAAAAGGATTATCTGGCGCTGGTTCGCGGCCAGTGGCAGTCGCACTGTAAGGCGGTGCAAGCGCCGTTGTTGAAAAATGTGCTGCAAAGCGGCGAGCGCATCGTCCGGGTTAATAGTGAAGGAAAACCGTCTGAAACGCTGTTCAAGGTAGAAGAGCGGTTCGATTGTGCCACGCTGGTGCGCGCCAGCCCGATTACCGGGCGAACCCACCAGATTCGCGTTCACACTCAATATGCCGGGCACCCGATAGCGTTCGATAATCGTTACGGCGATCGTGAGTTCGATGCGCAACTGGCGAATACCGGGCTCAAGCGCCTGTTCCTGCATGCGCAGGCGCTGCGTTTTGAGCATCCGCATACCGGTGAGACATTGCGTATTGAAGCGCCGCTTGATGCCGCCTTGCGTCATTGCCTGCAGGTTTTGCGGCAGCGCCAGAAATAA